The Phaseolus vulgaris cultivar G19833 chromosome 5, P. vulgaris v2.0, whole genome shotgun sequence genomic interval ATGTCTAACTTATTCTTCCAATTTGGATACAATGCATGAAGTCGAAAGTTGGATTCAATCATTAGTTATATACAAAAGTAATGAAATAAAACATGTTATAGTTAaggaaatttaaaatatttttattttcaaaacacaaaaataaagctttatttatattttaaaatttgataatgaGCATTAGCAGACAAAACCTAGTAAATAAATTCAAGATCAATCCAATTACAACCATGTGGAATAATGAACAGATTCCTACTTCTTTTTGTCACGTTCTTTTGGAATCTTTAGTTTTTCAACAAAGCATTAGTTGAATTCATACTTACAAAAACACATGTAGCAATAAAGATTTGAAGTTATAAATTTAAtcattcttttatatatttttaagtattattaaaaagtgTATTTTAAGTCAAactaatcaattttattttatactatgAATTGTCTTAATCTCTCTCCAATATACTTCTCATATCGAGGTCTCTCAACTCATAcgtgaaactatatatttataggtggtccgataacgaATGACTtaataagtccaacaaacttttgttaaaatagactttaaatgactctTATATCATAGTAAAAATGACTCTTATATCATagtaagaagtgaactttaaatcccatatttttgtatttttctttcttttttctttttttaataatatttttttcatgtgatgacagattattgttgttacttgagttGTCGGCTTACCTGATATGtcaagttatttttaaaatttggttCCTTCAAACAAATTCTAAGGAATACTTATTGGACACCAGctattaaaagtaatttttcatATTCAACTATACCACTAATGCTTTGGATCagtctttaaaaaataaaaatgccgCTAACGTTTTTCACGAGAGAAACAAGCTCGCATTTCTAGAAGTAAAATTAAATACCATGTTTATGactagaaagaaaagaaaaacctaACACACCATTTAAATTACGCAAGTCGTCACTAAAGTGGTGATCAAAAACTTGAATTGTTACGTCTTCTTTAAACAAATCCAATTCCACCATGTTTATAACACTCATTCCTGAAACcatctttattattaattaataaataagtttaagttaattcatttttatataatCGTCTTAGTTTATTAATATCTAACACACATTTCGTATTTCGAGATAGAAATATATAGTATGAAATagatatttatagatttttgtAGTAAGATTCTATAACAAATAGATTCAATAAATATTGAAAGTATTTAGCATTTAAAATTAGTGAAAGTATTTAGCATTTAAGATTTGGGACATGAGAAGTTGGGCGCCGTCCAAGTGAATTGGTAGAGAGAAAGAGAATGGAAAAGAGGTGACATAATGTAGAACGTCAGAGAGAAGAAGGTGACCAAATTCCACGTATTCCGCGTGACTTAGAAATGTTGTGTTGACGTAACCACTAATGACTCTTTCAAATTCTTCATGTCATCACCACTCATATTAATTCTTCCACACCCTCCTCTTCCAACAACCTGCAATAACCACAAACTTCACCATAACTCCATACCATCATCATCTTTCAATCAATCCATCCATCCAACGCAATGCATCAAGCGATTCCCTTCAGATCATGGCGCCCTCTCCACAACCCCACCACCCACTTCACCCCACTCCCATTAATTACACATTCCCACAACGATGCTCATAAGAAGACCAACACTGTTACCACCAAAACCACTCATCAAGAGGAAACAATGGTGCTCAACATGGTCTGGGAGAACGCCGTCACGGTGGTTGGGAGGAGAGGCTGCTGCATGAGCCACGTTGTTAACCGCTTGCTTCTCAGTCTTGGGGTTAACCCTGCTGTTTATGAGGTGGAGGAGACGGATGAAGCCACTGTCACCACTCAATTGGAAGCTACGGTTCGGACTCAAGGGATGGCACCGCAGGGGAAGCTGCAGTTTCCTGCGGTTTTCATCGGTGGAAAGTTGTTTGGAGGGTTGGATAGGATCATGGCCACTCATATTTCTGGTGAATTGGTTCCTCTTCTCAAACAAGCTGGGGCTTTGTGGCTATGATATCACTTCATTCACTCTTATTCTTTACTGTagtattttttcaatttatttttcttcagagttctttttctcttcttctttctaGTTTTCCTGCAAGATGATTAAGAATCACTTTCTTGAGCCTAGGATTTTAGCTATGCTATTTTGATGATATGCATGAATTCTGATCTTCCCCTTAATCAAAACATAACATGGGAATTTCtactttttgcttttctttgttTAGATTGCTAGTTGATGGGTGAACTCGTTTAAGCAGTTAAAGCTTTCAGAatgttttatttgttaatttatttgCATAATATATAATGTTATGCTTGGTTTACACTGTTTTGGAAGAGGAAAGATTAAGGGATGATGGCTTCAGAAAAGGTCATCAATCTTGGGAGATATTCTCAGGTCTATATAATTTAACCTATCATATATTTACACATATATTTGTTGAAGTTTTCACAaatcatcaattttaaaaaaataattaaaattcatcTCAACTTTACTCGTCCTGTAAGACTAAAGAATTCAATCTAAAGTTACGGAAACAAGTTTTCAATCCCTAAATTCAGTGTCAATATTCCAATCTTGTTAAGATAATATCATTAGTAACCATAATTACATTTAATATAttgttgattttgaaatttagtgaattaatagaaaaaattatttaaagtgtCATTGATTTCGTTTCTAAGTATTGTGAAACTATTGAACTTACCAAAACAAATACACAGTCAATGATTAAAGATTGATGGTTGTCTTCACAACCTTATTTTGACCATTTTGACCATACAAAGAG includes:
- the LOC137835430 gene encoding glutaredoxin-C9-like; protein product: MHQAIPFRSWRPLHNPTTHFTPLPLITHSHNDAHKKTNTVTTKTTHQEETMVLNMVWENAVTVVGRRGCCMSHVVNRLLLSLGVNPAVYEVEETDEATVTTQLEATVRTQGMAPQGKLQFPAVFIGGKLFGGLDRIMATHISGELVPLLKQAGALWL